A portion of the bacterium genome contains these proteins:
- the dxs gene encoding 1-deoxy-D-xylulose-5-phosphate synthase translates to MSSVLDKMDGPSDVKGLTPEEMTVLAAEIRTLMIQTISKTGGHLASNLGMVELTLALLKVFQPPDDKILMDVSHQAYAYKILTGRKHQFSTLRQYGGLSGFMNRKESPCDAFGAGHAGTALSAALGMAVARDRQKKSHHVVAVVGDAALGGGSSFEALNNIQGTTGRLIVVLNDNEMSISANVGAVSRYLGEMLTNPSYNKWKHSIEGVVKRMSGQSNALRRLYYRVEESVKSLFLHSVLFEEFGLRYIGPIDGHDLTRLVSALEIARDDIRPILLHVVTQKGRGYSFAEKCPENWHGIGNFDVESGLPVTCSSAPSYSQVFGNTLERLASNDPAIVAITAAMRTGTGLSTFATRYPDRFFDVGICEEHAVIFSAGLASQGMTPVLPLYSTFSQRVVDYILHDVCLQNLPVVICLDRAGIVGDDGPTHHGVYDLALMRTFPGLTIMQPADGTELAHMLYSAIKWKRPVVIRYPRGVCSGYVPPETFEEVIPGKAHILREGWEIQIWALGDMIPVAMAAADHLATKGFSVGVVNARFVVPLDEVLIAEQSKRARAFVTIENGVAAGGFGTAVAETLGNLGYQGRIIRNGWPQEFVPHGAPAILLEKYGLTAAAIAERVIQAMDG, encoded by the coding sequence ATGAGTAGTGTGCTTGATAAAATGGACGGGCCGTCGGACGTGAAGGGATTGACTCCTGAAGAAATGACGGTGCTGGCCGCTGAAATCCGGACGCTCATGATTCAAACCATCAGTAAAACCGGTGGCCATCTGGCCTCCAATCTCGGAATGGTGGAATTGACGTTGGCCCTGCTGAAGGTATTCCAGCCCCCGGATGATAAAATCCTGATGGATGTCAGCCATCAGGCCTACGCTTATAAAATCCTGACCGGCCGGAAACATCAGTTCTCAACGCTTCGCCAATATGGCGGGCTCTCCGGTTTTATGAATCGTAAAGAGAGTCCCTGTGATGCCTTCGGGGCCGGGCATGCCGGCACCGCCTTATCGGCCGCCCTGGGCATGGCGGTGGCACGGGACCGCCAGAAGAAATCCCATCATGTGGTGGCCGTGGTGGGGGATGCCGCGCTCGGAGGAGGCTCCTCGTTTGAGGCGCTGAATAATATCCAAGGAACCACCGGACGGCTGATTGTGGTGCTAAACGACAACGAGATGTCCATCTCGGCGAATGTCGGTGCCGTATCCCGATACCTCGGTGAGATGTTGACCAATCCCAGCTACAACAAATGGAAACACTCGATCGAGGGCGTGGTTAAGCGGATGTCGGGGCAGTCGAATGCCTTGAGGCGCCTGTATTACCGGGTGGAGGAATCGGTCAAAAGCTTGTTCCTTCACAGTGTGCTGTTTGAAGAGTTCGGGTTGCGCTACATTGGGCCGATTGACGGCCATGATTTGACGCGTTTGGTTTCCGCCCTTGAAATCGCCCGGGATGACATCCGGCCGATCCTGCTGCATGTGGTGACACAGAAGGGACGCGGCTATTCGTTCGCTGAAAAATGTCCAGAGAATTGGCATGGAATCGGAAATTTCGACGTGGAATCGGGACTACCGGTTACCTGTTCTTCGGCGCCGTCGTACTCCCAGGTTTTCGGGAATACCCTTGAACGGCTGGCTTCCAACGATCCGGCGATTGTGGCCATTACGGCGGCGATGCGAACCGGGACCGGATTGTCAACCTTCGCGACCCGTTATCCTGACCGGTTCTTTGATGTGGGGATTTGTGAGGAGCATGCGGTGATTTTCTCCGCCGGCCTGGCCTCACAGGGGATGACTCCGGTGCTCCCCCTGTACTCAACCTTCTCCCAGCGGGTCGTGGATTATATTCTTCATGATGTATGTCTCCAGAACCTGCCGGTGGTGATTTGTCTGGATCGTGCCGGAATCGTCGGGGACGATGGTCCTACCCATCACGGGGTCTATGATCTGGCCTTGATGCGGACATTTCCCGGGTTGACGATCATGCAGCCTGCGGACGGGACTGAGCTGGCGCATATGCTCTATTCCGCCATTAAGTGGAAGCGTCCCGTGGTCATCCGTTACCCGCGCGGGGTGTGCTCCGGTTATGTGCCGCCGGAAACGTTCGAGGAAGTGATCCCCGGGAAAGCCCACATTCTCCGGGAAGGCTGGGAAATCCAGATATGGGCATTGGGCGATATGATTCCCGTCGCCATGGCCGCTGCGGACCATCTGGCAACCAAAGGGTTTTCCGTGGGGGTGGTCAACGCCCGGTTTGTGGTGCCCCTGGATGAGGTCTTGATTGCGGAGCAGAGCAAGAGGGCCCGGGCTTTTGTGACCATTGAAAACGGAGTGGCGGCGGGTGGGTTTGGAACTGCGGTGGCTGAAACCCTGGGCAATCTGGGTTATCAGGGCCGGATTATCCGGAACGGGTGGCCGCAGGAGTTTGTTCCGCATGGCGCTCCCGCCATTTTGCTGGAAAAATACGGACTGACCGCCGCTGCAATTGCGGAGCGGGTAATCCAGGCAATGGATGGGTAA